The Fodinibius saliphilus genomic interval AGTATATCCCAGTGAAGCAACAGGCCATGTCAGGTATGCTACATATACAATATACTCCAAGATGTTCCCTACCGTAAGTTGCCCCTCTATCACCAACTGCCCGGCCTTCCAAACTACAATAACAACGGAAAGACCGATCAAGAGATTTAGTGTAGGATGAAAAAGGGATTCTACCAGATCAAGCCTAAGCTTTTTTTTCCGATATGATTCACTCTCATCTTCAAATCGCTGTTGTTCATACTCTTCCCTATTATAAGCTTTAATCAGTCGAACACTGGAAAAGGACTCCTTGGCTCGTCCGGCTATCGTGGAATATTGCTCCTGTATTATGCGAGAATAATCATTGATATATCCACTTACCCAATATGCAAAAACAGAAAGAAAGGGAAGCGGTAAAAGGGCCCACATCGTCAACTCAGGGCTAACAATAATCATCATCGTTATGATAAACCCCATGCGAGTTAATGTATTTATGGTATACATGTAGGCAGGGCCAAAATACTCACGTACTTTAGAGACGTCTTCAGTAGCCCTTACGTATACTTCTCCGGAACTGTATTTACTGTAAAACCGCTGGGGAAGCTCCAGCAATTTATCAAAAATATCATTTCGTAAATCAAACTCAATTTTGCGAGATGCAACAATCAGAGTTTGCCGAGTAGCAAAAAGCAGTATTCCAGACAGTAATACTGCTCCTACCAAGAACAGAGCATTTTTAGCCAGGGGCCAACTTGCTGAACTGTAAAAAAGTACCCCAACAATACTGTCATACGCCTCTGGTGATTTCTCAAGATCTACCTCCGAAATTTGGTCTACCGTACGACGAAGAAATACCGGTATCCACACCAAGAAAAAGTTTGATGCGGTAAGAAAGAGCGAACCAAATATAATGGTACCCTTATATTTTTTAAAATAGGTATTAAGTTTTCGAAGAGAACCCACGGATCACCAATCTATTTTCGAAGTAATGCTTGAAACTATAATGATTTTATGCAGGTACTTCACTGAATTTATTAATCCAATACTCAGCCAGGTTATAACCTGAGACAAAAGCATTATCCAGTGAACTGCCCCCAAGATAGTCTCCTATTAACGCAAGTGGAGCCTCTTCCATTTCCAACTCCATAAAATATTCATCGATAGGATTTTGGGCTTCAAAATACTTCCAGCGATGCAGATAAGAAGATTTAGGCTTTTTTAACGGTGCATTAATAATTGCAGACGCCTCTTCAAGGAGTAATTGTTGTACTACCTTATCATCTTTTTGTGCGTGAGAACGGTAAAATTCCGGAGATGAATGAATAACAAATCCGGTACCATCGGCAGATTCACGCTTAGATGATTCATTAGTGATCAGCCGGATATCACTATTTTCTACTTCAATAGCCTCCCAATCAGGTACAGATCGATCAAAAGTACACGCTAGAGAAATACGTCCATCATAGCGTACCTCATTGATATTACGTATAATTTTTCGGGTAGCTGTCCGGTTTTGTACTGTTTGTATGATACCATAAGCTTCAACAGCAGGAGTAGCCACAATGATAGCATCACATTCAAAAACGGTTATATCCGTTAAGTTAATCATCCAAGAACGTTTTTTGGCAGCATCAGGCCCGATATAGGTTATTCCCCCGGCCTGTTCTTCCGATTTGATATCTACCCAGCGACTTAAATCTGTGGCAATAGCCTGGTTGCCCGCTGTGCCAATATAATTCATCTGGGGGTCTGCATTAGGATCAACATCAAGAATTTCTTTACCGTCATACAAACTAAATTCATCTGTCCACTCAGCAACAGCTGCTTTCTCTACTAGCTCATCAACAAATGTCTTAAAAGTTTGTGAATTGGCCTTAAAATGCGAAAGACCATAATCCAAGGTTATTTCATCAAGTGTAACTGATCCCAAACGTCCACCAACAGAGCGTTCTTTTTCGATAATTGTAACCTCATGACCAGCATCAGCTAATCGTTTACCTGCAATTAGTCCTGAAATACTGGCACCAATAATTCCTATAACCATGTAATCGGAAGTTGTTTTAAGCCGTTTAAATTAAGACTGCGTAAAATCCAAAATATTACGGCAAATTTCTAAGTTATTTGTAATGTATTTTTAAAAGACTCGAACGCGCGGAGATACCGCCTCTTTATCTAATAAAGCCGGCCAGTATGCTACAACGCCACTGGCTTTAGGACGTCCACCTGCAAAACCGGTAACCCCACTGGGGCCAGTAAGTATAAGAGGAGCCATCTCTTTACCAAATCGGTTCAAATCTTCTTTATTTGACCCTGAAACGGATACCCGAATCTGTACCTCTTCGTGATCCTCATCAAGCAGTTCATCACTGATCGGTTTCTCACTACATCCATTAACACCAACATACTCTACACGGAATTCATCAAATTCGAGTCCCAGTGTTTCTGCCCGACCTTCTAAAATTTCACCAGCTTTTTGAGCTTTCTCGAGCGCATCTGGCCAAGAGTAGACCAACGTCGATGACAGCTTATAGCCGTCATTATAACTTGCCGAAATCTTGTACGTATCTGTTTCGGGCCTACCAGTAATTCCATGCACATATACCCTGTTTTTGCCATCCGACTCCAGATGAACTGAAGTAAAGTCTGCTATACAGTCAGGTGTAATATATTCGGCAGGGTTCCCAATCTCGTACATCAACTGTTCTTTAACCGTCATCTCATTTACTAACCCACCAGTACCTTCGTGTTTGGTTACATAGAAGTTGCCATCGGGCTTAGCTTCAATGATGGGAAATCCAATATCAACAAAATCATCAACCTGTTTCCAGTCTGTAAAATTACCCCCTGACACCTGAGCACCGCATTCTATAATATGCCCGGCAATAGTGCCTGCACTCATCTTATCGTAATCATCAAATGACCAGTCGAATTCATGAACCATAGGGGCCAAGGTCAACCCGGTATCAGTTACACGACCGGTAACAACAATATCGGCTCCTTTATTAAGGGCCTCTACAATAGGTTGGCATCCAAAATAGACATTGGCACTAAGAAGCTCATCTTTGATTGTAGTAACCGGTTCGCCTGTCTCCATATTTGCCAGTTCGTGTCCCTCATCAATAAGCGCATCAAGATGATCGAGGATATTATCGCCATCCACTACAGCAACAGTGATATCTTCATATCCTTGTTCTTCAATAGCCTCCAAAATTTTGTCTTTACAAGCTTCGGGATTCACCCCGCCCGCATTGGAAATCACTTTAATACCTTTCTCAGCGATATCCGGTAACACTTCTGAAACCACTCCAACAAAGTCGCGAGCATATCCATATTCGGGATTTCGTATTTTCTGTTTTTGCATAATGGACATCGTTACCTCAGCAAGATAATCCATTACCAAATAATCAATGGGGCCCTTGCGAACCTGATTAATTGGGGCATTTGGTAAGTCCCCCCAAAACCCTTGTCCTGAAGCTATTCTAATTGATTCTTTCACGAGAATAATTTCTTGTATTACAATTCTCTGCAAAGATAAGATTTCATGCTACACTAACAAAAATAAACGAAAAATCAAGACTATAAATTGCAAAACAGTTCCAGCCTGCAGCAGGCCTCTACTCAAAATCCTAATATCGTTTTTTAGGAGTTCCTATTTGACAATATTGGTATATAAGTCGAGTTTGGAATGAATCGCGGGAAAATCTGGCGATTGCAACTAACAAAAGATGAACATGCTACTGATACAGTCAGAAAATTTAAGAGCAAGAAAACAAGGCTTTTAATTTCTTCTCCTTATATAAAATAGAAAACCCCGACCTCTCGCCAGGCCGGGGTTTTCGTGGTTCTCTCTCTTACTCGTTTACGCTCTAAATGGGATCTCTCATATATTATATTCCGTTTTATGTATGGATTACCAATGTAATGGTTGAACAAGTCCGTATCACTACATAAACATGTGGAATTAATAATACGACAATAGGAGATATGAACACCTCAATAGCTAAAAGCCTTCGGTGTAACTAGTCAGAGAGATCGGGATTTATTAAACGACGAGCGATACCTTTGGAAACTGCTTCAGACCTTGAATTCACTTGGAGTTTTCGGTAAATATTTCGGATATGGTACCGAACCCCATCAACAGAAAGATAGATCTCTTCTCCAATGGCAGCATAAGACTTGCCCTTAGCAAGTTCAGCTAAAATTTCTAACTCTCTCTCTTTAAGCTGTTCTCCCTCATCATTGGATGAAGGCTGATGAAACGTTTTAATAACTTTTCGAGCGATATTGGGCGTCATCGGAGACCCCCCTTCATAGGCATCTCTGATGGCTTTTTTTAACTCTTCGGGTGATACTTTTTTCATTAAATATCCTACTGCCCCGGCACAAAGTGCATCAAATACATTTTTATCATCATCAAATACTGACGCCATTATAATAATCAGCTCAGGATATTCTTTCTGAAGATACTTTACACCCTCAATACCCGACATGCCCGGTAACTCTATATCCATAAGTACTATATTGGCCTTTGAGATCTCATCGGAATCAAAGGCTTCTTCGCAAGACTCAAATGCTTTCAACACCAGAAGATCCGGGGCAAAATCCAAGATGGTAGTCCACCCCTCTCGCATGTACTTATTATCTTCAACAATAACAATTTTGATAAGCTCCTGCACTGAATTTTCCATAAATTAAATATAAAAAAAGAATACCCCCTTAGCACTACATAAATATGTAGACTTTAAAAAGATCCAATAATCAAGCTTGATATTGGAATGGTAAATAGCAAGCTATGCTAGCTGGCACTTTAACCATCTTAACCTCAAATGCTATATTCCTGCCGCTTTGTAACCTTCACTTCAAGAGAAAATAGTCTTATCCTTAATCACTAATGATACTTACGTTGCAACTCAAACACTATTCATCAAATACTGCTAACCGCTCACATATCCAAAGTCATGAGCCAAAATGTTCCCTTATCACTGTTATGCAATTCTAAATCTGCCCCTATTTTCTCTACACGATCTCTGATACTCTTCAAGCCCTTACCGTTGTATTGATCCAACGGCTTTTCCAGGCCTATACCATTATCACGAACACGCAGCTCCAACGTGTTTTGTTGCATACCCAATTGGACCTCTACCCTATCCGCCTCGGAGTGACGGGCAGCATTTACAACAAGCTCTTTAAAAATAAGCCACAAATGCTGACGCAACTCAATATCGAGTGGTTTATTAATGTCACTTTCAATATTTAATTCATATTCCATCCCCTTACTTTCGAACAAATCGGAAGCAAAACGGCGGCATTTTGAAAGTAAGTCAACCCATGAGTCTTTTTCAGGATCGATCGACCAGATGATATCAGTAATCTTTTCTTTAGCATCTCCCGCACTTTCAGAAATAAGGTCCACAAACCGTTCTGATTGTTTTTCATCGGACACTTGACGAATGGCTTGGGCAAAATAGGAAATAGAACTCAGAGTCGCACTTACCTCGTCATGCAGGTCACTGGCAATGCGATTACGAATGCGATGCTCACGCATCAGGCGGTTAATGCGAATTTTGTGAAGGCCGTACAGCAGCCCGCCAATGAGCACCACATATAAGCTGTAGGCCCACCAAGAGCGATACCACGGCGGCAGTACCGTAAAGGAGAAGGTATCAATTTCACTAATGCTGTCGTATACATTTTTTGCACGCACCTTAAAGGTATAACTGCCTTCCGGGATGTTGGTATAATCTTTCTGCACTTCGGGTGTCCAGCTGCTCCAGTTCTCCTCAAATCCTTCCAACTTGACTTGGTAACGAATTTTCGATGATTCTTTATAGTAAGTGGCAGAATACTGGAACCGCAACTCATTATCTTTATATTCTAGCTCATACCCCCTGTTATTTAGGTCGGCATTGATCAGCGAATCGCCCCGCACTCGTACCTCCCGCACATGAGCATTATAGGATTCTTCGTATTCCGGATCCAGAAACGGGTCCATGGAGGAATCGTACTGAATGATACCCTCATTTGAAGCCATCCACACCAGCCCACTTTCATGCGTATAGATGCGGTTTACCTGGTTGGCATCAATACGCTTGAGCCCCGCCTCGGTATAGCGATAGCCATCCTCTTCTTTTAGCAGTATTTGGTGCTCGCGATTTGACCGCACATATATATTGCCGTTGGCATCTTCTTCCATCAGGAATACCTGGCGCTCAGTATCGGCCATTTCTTCTCCAAAACGATGATCTGGGACCAACGAATCACTTTCCACATCATAGTGATATAACCCTGCTGAACTACCGATCACCGCCTCCCCGGAAATATTGAACACTCGCAAAGCCTGATCATCTTGGTTATGTGGGACTTCATAATGGTGTAAATGAGAGTCAAAGTTGTCAAAAGATTCAAAAAAATCTGACTCAATACGAAATACACCATTACTTACCGTTGCAATCCATAAATCACCATCTTCTTCCTCAACTGATGAGATTACTTCATAACCAAATTCATTATTTACAAATACAGGTTTATGATTGGAATTGAAAATCTGGAAGCTATTTCTGCTCAATACATAATAATTATTTCTTTGTGTGAACCTGGATATAATCCGGATATTTTTTTCTTCAAACAATTCAATTTCGGTCCCTTCGAAAACACGATATATCCTATTCCCGCAATCAACAAGTAATTGATTATTATAGCTGCTAATTTTTTCACACCGAATAGATTTATCTAATAGCGTTTCAAACTTGGACCTTACTCCTGCCTTGTAATCATAAATATGAAGTCGAAAAAGTCCTTCAGTAGTAGAAGCATATAAATAATCACCTTGCACCTCTATATCTATCACAGTACCCGCTATACCATTTCTTTCATCGAGATACGAAATAGGACTCAACACTTCGATCAGGCTCAACCCATTTCCCAATGCCGCCCAAATGTTGTTTGCTTCATCCAAAAACAGAGAATGTACTTGGTTGCTCTGCAACTTGGTATTATTGTCAATCTTTCGTAACAATCTGCCCTCTTTGTCTACCTGCACAATACCGCCGTTTAGTGTACCGAAAAGATAACTCCCATCAGGTAATTCAATACCAGCATAAACTTTATTTTCAATCAAAAATTCATCGACCTCTGATTCTAACTTCCTAACATTATCTCCATCAAATAATGATAGGCCTTCCGTAAGATCTGCCACTAACCAAGTATCTTCCTTATATGGCAGCATTACCATTACCTTTCGACCAGCGAGTTTATCACTGTTGGGCCAAAATGACATCTCATCACCTACCGTATAGTGCCCTTCAGAAACATCAGAAATTAACACCTTATCATTAACTTTGTAACTCTTGAAAAACTGTTTTTGGGGTTTAAAAATATTAATCTGACCTTCTTTTAAATGGAAAAGGGCATTTTTTTGCTGAAAAAAGACTGATTCGCCATGAGGTAAAACATTCCAAACATTTGATATACTAACATTAGAATCTGGCAAAAGGGGTATCAAAGAATGATATTCAGGAGTGATAGCTGTGTCCCTATCCGATTTGTCTAAATATCCGAAAGAGCCAACCCCTCCTATATATAATTTACCACCTTTCCCCTCAGTAATAGAAAGTGCCCGATTATTATCAACCTGAGTACCTTTCCAATATGTCCCATCATATTGTAGAATCTTCCCCAGATTGGCAATATATATAAATCCGCTACTGTCTTGAGCAATATCCCAATTTTGTATGTATCCATCGTATTCTTTGTCAGAAAAATTGTGAACTATGGGATTCGAAAATATTCTAATCCCATCCTCCTGAGCAAAGACAGTGCTAGTAAAGAGAAACAAGAAAAAAAAACCTAATACAAAGGTTTGTATTTTTTCAAGTATCCTCCCACTTGCACTAGGTCGCCTTAATCTAATGCCATTGTATAAATCTACTTCTTTTCCTACCCTATCACACATTAGGTTCAATAAGCTCAACATCTTCATCATCATCTCCAACCCAGTCATCATTAAGCTCACAAATAATTATGTGGTAACTGTAGATATCATAGTCAGGTTTGCTTTGAATAGTACTCGCTGTATGTACTTGTATATAATTACTGAATACAGTTTCAATATCTTTGTTCTTGGGTGTCTTAAAGTCCAGTCGTACGTGCCCCAAATCTTCTTTGGGAATAAGAGCTCCATCATGTGACCCTAACTCTTTGAATGGCTTATTACTCCCCGATTCTTTGACT includes:
- a CDS encoding ABC transporter ATP-binding protein gives rise to the protein MGSLRKLNTYFKKYKGTIIFGSLFLTASNFFLVWIPVFLRRTVDQISEVDLEKSPEAYDSIVGVLFYSSASWPLAKNALFLVGAVLLSGILLFATRQTLIVASRKIEFDLRNDIFDKLLELPQRFYSKYSSGEVYVRATEDVSKVREYFGPAYMYTINTLTRMGFIITMMIIVSPELTMWALLPLPFLSVFAYWVSGYINDYSRIIQEQYSTIAGRAKESFSSVRLIKAYNREEYEQQRFEDESESYRKKKLRLDLVESLFHPTLNLLIGLSVVIVVWKAGQLVIEGQLTVGNILEYIVYVAYLTWPVASLGYTVNRFQQSMASWKRIDKILTEGVDIEDHAQTDQGINDIEGTIEFRNVSFKYPEADEYALKGVNLKVEAGQNAAIVGRTGSGKTTLVEMVPRLFDVTEGEILIDGINIKSIPVRLLRENIGLVPQDTFLFSDTIGENIAFGTQEASQDEIEVAAEKAKVRDNILEFEKKFETILGERGITLSGGQKQRTAIARALIRDPKIIILDDSLSAVDTKTEEAILQHLRNELEGRTTLMISHRISTIKDADIIYYLEDGTIVEQGTHNELLENEGRYSVMYNKQLIEQELAEI
- a CDS encoding NAD(P)/FAD-dependent oxidoreductase — its product is MVIGIIGASISGLIAGKRLADAGHEVTIIEKERSVGGRLGSVTLDEITLDYGLSHFKANSQTFKTFVDELVEKAAVAEWTDEFSLYDGKEILDVDPNADPQMNYIGTAGNQAIATDLSRWVDIKSEEQAGGITYIGPDAAKKRSWMINLTDITVFECDAIIVATPAVEAYGIIQTVQNRTATRKIIRNINEVRYDGRISLACTFDRSVPDWEAIEVENSDIRLITNESSKRESADGTGFVIHSSPEFYRSHAQKDDKVVQQLLLEEASAIINAPLKKPKSSYLHRWKYFEAQNPIDEYFMELEMEEAPLALIGDYLGGSSLDNAFVSGYNLAEYWINKFSEVPA
- a CDS encoding acyclic terpene utilization AtuA family protein, with the translated sequence MKESIRIASGQGFWGDLPNAPINQVRKGPIDYLVMDYLAEVTMSIMQKQKIRNPEYGYARDFVGVVSEVLPDIAEKGIKVISNAGGVNPEACKDKILEAIEEQGYEDITVAVVDGDNILDHLDALIDEGHELANMETGEPVTTIKDELLSANVYFGCQPIVEALNKGADIVVTGRVTDTGLTLAPMVHEFDWSFDDYDKMSAGTIAGHIIECGAQVSGGNFTDWKQVDDFVDIGFPIIEAKPDGNFYVTKHEGTGGLVNEMTVKEQLMYEIGNPAEYITPDCIADFTSVHLESDGKNRVYVHGITGRPETDTYKISASYNDGYKLSSTLVYSWPDALEKAQKAGEILEGRAETLGLEFDEFRVEYVGVNGCSEKPISDELLDEDHEEVQIRVSVSGSNKEDLNRFGKEMAPLILTGPSGVTGFAGGRPKASGVVAYWPALLDKEAVSPRVRVF
- a CDS encoding response regulator transcription factor; the protein is MENSVQELIKIVIVEDNKYMREGWTTILDFAPDLLVLKAFESCEEAFDSDEISKANIVLMDIELPGMSGIEGVKYLQKEYPELIIIMASVFDDDKNVFDALCAGAVGYLMKKVSPEELKKAIRDAYEGGSPMTPNIARKVIKTFHQPSSNDEGEQLKERELEILAELAKGKSYAAIGEEIYLSVDGVRYHIRNIYRKLQVNSRSEAVSKGIARRLINPDLSD
- a CDS encoding sensor histidine kinase, coding for MFLFTSTVFAQEDGIRIFSNPIVHNFSDKEYDGYIQNWDIAQDSSGFIYIANLGKILQYDGTYWKGTQVDNNRALSITEGKGGKLYIGGVGSFGYLDKSDRDTAITPEYHSLIPLLPDSNVSISNVWNVLPHGESVFFQQKNALFHLKEGQINIFKPQKQFFKSYKVNDKVLISDVSEGHYTVGDEMSFWPNSDKLAGRKVMVMLPYKEDTWLVADLTEGLSLFDGDNVRKLESEVDEFLIENKVYAGIELPDGSYLFGTLNGGIVQVDKEGRLLRKIDNNTKLQSNQVHSLFLDEANNIWAALGNGLSLIEVLSPISYLDERNGIAGTVIDIEVQGDYLYASTTEGLFRLHIYDYKAGVRSKFETLLDKSIRCEKISSYNNQLLVDCGNRIYRVFEGTEIELFEEKNIRIISRFTQRNNYYVLSRNSFQIFNSNHKPVFVNNEFGYEVISSVEEEDGDLWIATVSNGVFRIESDFFESFDNFDSHLHHYEVPHNQDDQALRVFNISGEAVIGSSAGLYHYDVESDSLVPDHRFGEEMADTERQVFLMEEDANGNIYVRSNREHQILLKEEDGYRYTEAGLKRIDANQVNRIYTHESGLVWMASNEGIIQYDSSMDPFLDPEYEESYNAHVREVRVRGDSLINADLNNRGYELEYKDNELRFQYSATYYKESSKIRYQVKLEGFEENWSSWTPEVQKDYTNIPEGSYTFKVRAKNVYDSISEIDTFSFTVLPPWYRSWWAYSLYVVLIGGLLYGLHKIRINRLMREHRIRNRIASDLHDEVSATLSSISYFAQAIRQVSDEKQSERFVDLISESAGDAKEKITDIIWSIDPEKDSWVDLLSKCRRFASDLFESKGMEYELNIESDINKPLDIELRQHLWLIFKELVVNAARHSEADRVEVQLGMQQNTLELRVRDNGIGLEKPLDQYNGKGLKSIRDRVEKIGADLELHNSDKGTFWLMTLDM